In a single window of the Penaeus chinensis breed Huanghai No. 1 chromosome 4, ASM1920278v2, whole genome shotgun sequence genome:
- the LOC125024762 gene encoding uncharacterized protein LOC125024762, translating to MRIVDRCRVNLIHGDRISCSSPIRSSLNPIPVALTAVFPTGQCRVSCWKNSKCGAWSVSKRQNRTECRMASRSPIKSKLEEDSRSTYFFMRNSVPGRYVFGSDNLLYLQSTRLFGTFHFAVAICKKIPGHRLAIFRKVEPLENLEGILYGNAERENVNQVAYIDLRNTSRGPAFGDGTLLSDTEMGRLEIVNATTGRVFVHWNNSLVGVSTDVLRQFICQANPLGVEW from the exons ATGCGAATAGTTGACAGATGTCGAGTAAATCTTATTCATGGAGACCGCATATCTTGCTCATCCCCGATCCGCAGTTCCTTGAATCCCATCCCCGTCGCGTTAACTGCCGTGTTTCCTACAGGCCAGTGTCGAGTCAGCTGCTGGAAGAATAGCAAGTGCGGCGCGTGGTCGGTTAGCAAGCGTCAGAACAGGACTGAGTGTAGAATGGCCAGCAGAAGTCCTATAAAGTCTAAGCTAGAGGAGGACTCCAGATCCACCTACTTCTTCATGAGAA ATTCTGTACCCGGCCGGTACGTCTTCGGGTCGGACAACCTGCTGTACTTGCAGTCGACTCGTCTTTTTGGAACCTTCCATTTCGCCGTCGCGATCTGTAAGAAGATCCCCGGCCACCGCCTCGCGATATTCAGGAAGGTGGAGCCTCTGGAGAACCTGGAAGGAATTCTGTATGGGAATG CTGAGAGAGAAAACGTGAACCAAGTCGCCTACATCGACTTGAGGAACACCTCCCGAGGCCCCGCGTTCGGAGACGGGACGCTCCTCAGCGACACCGAAATGGGACGACTCGAGATAGTCAACGCCACCACAGGCCGGGTCTTCGTCCACTGGAACAACTCGCTCGTCGGCGTATCTACGGACGTATTGAGGCAGTTCATCTGTCAGGCAAATCCGTTGGGTGtcgagtggtag